Genomic window (Pseudothauera hydrothermalis):
GCGCACCGGGCCGACGATTTCGTCCTTGGCCGCCGCAAATACCGCATCTTCGAAAGGCTTGACCATCACGCCGCGACCAAAGAAACCAAGATCGCCGCCGCGCGCCGACGAGCCCGGGTCCGCGGAGCGTTCCCGTGCGAGCGCAGCAAAACTGTCCGGCTTGGCTTTGAGGGTGGCCACCAGGGACTGGGCGTCGGCGGCAACCTTGTCGACCGCTTGCTCATCGGCGTTGGCGGCTACTTCCAGCAAAATGTGGCGCGCGCGGCGCTCTTCAGGCACCCCAAAACGCGCCGGGTTGTCTTGATACACCTGACGCAATTCGTCCTCGGAGACCTCGATCTGTTCGATCAACGCCTGCTGGTCGAACACCACGTATTCCGCCTTGACCCGCGCCGGGCGCGCAAAGCGATCCGGATTGTCCCGATAGAAGCGCTGTGCGGCATCTTCGGCCAGCTCTACCTTGGGCAGGTAATCGGCGGTGGCAAAGCGCAGCTCGCGCACCTGGCGTTCTTCCAATTGGGCGGTCAAGAAACGGCGCAGCGATTCGGTGGGCACAAAGGCCGCATCGCCCACCGCCTCGGCAAGCTGCTGGATGCGCAGATCCTGGCTCAACCGGGCCTCGAAACTGGCCGGCGTCATGCCCTGGGCGCTGAGCAGCGTCTCGTAACGCTGCATCGAAAACTGGCCGTTTTCCTGAAACGCGGGCACCTCGGCAATCGCCTCCCTGAGCTGCTGCTGTGTGACCACAAAACGGTTGTCCGCCGCATGCAGGGCCAGTACCCGCTGATTGATCAGGTTATCGAGCACCGCGCGGCGCAATGGCGCCGAATCGAGTAGCGCGCGGTCGGCCTGGCCGCCCAACGATTGGCGCAAACGGTCTTGTTGTTCGCGCAAGGCTTGGTCGAATTCGAAGGCGCTGATGCGGCTCTTGCCAACCGTGGCCACCTCGCTGCCGCCGGGGCTGTCGGAAAAGTACGCATCCATGCCGAAGAATGCGAAAGGAACGATGAGAATCGCCAGAATGATCTGAGCGAAGCGTTTGTTGTTGCGTACAGCCTCGAACATCGTGATTTTCCGTGGAAAAGAGGAGAGGATGCGCCGCTTAGCATCGCGCACCGTTGAGCGGCAAAGTGGGCGATTATGGCACTGGCGGTGGCCGGAGGCCAGAACAAGGTCGGCCTCGATGCGCAGGGCGCGGCGTCGGTCACAGAACCAGAAAATGCAGCGTCTATAATCCTGCGCCATGCGCCACGCTTTGACCATTTCCGGCTTGATCGCCCTGGGCTACGCCCTGACCGGCTATTTGTCCATCCAGTTTGCCGTTCCCCCCGGTTATGCCGCGCCGTTTTTCCCGGCTGCGGGGCTTGCGCTGTCGGCTTTGCTGATTTTTGGCGCGCGCCATGTGGGTGGCGTGATCGTTGGCTCTTTGGCGGTGCAATGGTTTGCCGCCTGGCATGCCGGACTGACCCTTGGCGCCACCTGGGGGCCGCTGATCATCCCGGTTTTCGCCGGCCTGCAGGCTCTGGTCGGTGTCTGGCTGACCCGCGTTTGGGTGGGCGTTCCCAACGCGCTGGACACCCCCTCGTCCATCCTACGTTTCATGATGCTGGTCGCACCGCTCAGCTGTCTGGTCAATGCCAGCGTCGCGGTGCCGCTACTGGTGCATGACGGCTTGATTGCGCCCGAGGAAACCTTGTTCAACTGGTGGAACTGGTGGATGGGCGACACCCTGGGGGTGCTGGTGGCCTGCCCGCTGATGTTCGTTTTTTTCGGCCGCCCGACCGAAGACTGGCAGCCTCGCCGGATGGCGGTCGCCGTGCCCATGATGATCGGCATCGGGCTGACCGGGGCCGCGCTCTACCAGGCCAGCCGCTGGGAAGCCACACGGGTGCACACCCAGTTTGGCCGCGACGCCGAACAAGTCATCCATCTGGTGCGCAAGCGTCTGGATACGCAGATCGACATGGTGCTGGCGGTCGGCAGCTTCATCGCGGTCTCCGAAGCGGTTACCCGGCGCGATTTCAGAGAGTTCGTCACCCCCTGGCTGCAGCGCTACCCCGGCACCCAAAACTTTGGCTGGAGCCCGCTGATACACCGCGAGCAACGCGCCGGATTCGAGGCGGCGGTACGCGCGGCGCACGGCGACGACTTTCGCATCCTCGACCGCTCGCCCGAAGGCCGCACCTTCCCGGCCCGAGATGCCGACGTTTATCTGCCGATCACCTATATCGAACCTTTTGCCGCCAACGCCTCGGCTTACGGACTCAACCCGCTGTCGCTGCCTGCCACCGCGGCTGCCATCGAGCGCTCACAACGGGTGCATGCACCGGTGGCCAGCGAAGGCATCCGTCTGGTGCAAGAGCGCGACACTCAACGCGGCGTCGTGGTCTATTACGCGGTATTCGACCGCCTGGGTGAAAATTCCGACTCACCGCGTATGCTCGGTGTCGTCTCGGCAGTGTTCCGCATGAACGACACCTTTGCCGCCATTTTGCGCGACAGCGGGGCCGCGGAATTGGCGTTGTGCCTGGTCGATCTTGACGGCCCGCCCGACAAGCGCCGCCTGCTCGGCCCAGACGGGTGCGAAGCCGACGACTGGCTCGCCGGACCGGTGGCGCGGGCGGTGCCGGTCACGTTTGCCGAGCGCAATTGGCAAATCCGTGTGCGCGGCACCCCGGCCTATGTGCGCGAGCTGCGCAGTTGGGCGGCCTGGACCACGATTGCTTTCGGTCTGGCCACCTTAGGCATGCTGGGCGCGTTTTTGCTGGTCAGCAGCGGCCAGACCCGCCGCATCGCGCGTCTGGTCGAACAACGCACCGCTGAACTCACCCAGGCCACTGAAGCGCTGCACACCCAGCGCGAAGCCCTGGCGCGTGCGCAGCGCACCGCCCGCATGGGCAGTTGGGAATGCGCCCCGGACGGCTCCGAGCTGGCCTGCTCGGAGGCGCTGATCGACCTCTTGCACCTGCCCAAAGCGCATGCGCCGGCGCTGGACGATCTTCTTGCCGCGGTGCATGAAGACGACCGCCCCGCCTTGCGCGCGGCCATCGCTCGGACTGCCGCCGAGCCCGGCGAACAGTCGCTGGATTGCCGCCTGGCCGGCAGTCGCGGACAAATCGTGCATTGCCTGCTCGAAGCCGAATGGCAAAACGACCGCGCAGTACGTTTGCGCGGCACCGTGCAAGATGTGAGCGCCGCCCGTCAGGCCGAAGCGCATATCGAATACCTGGCCCACTATGACGCACTGACCGGTCTGCCCAACCGCCGGCTGTGGCTGAGCCGCGCCCAGACCGCTCTGCATGCCGCGCGGCGCCATGGGGACACGCTGGCGGTGCTGTTTCTGGACCTGGATCAGTTCAAGCATGTCAACGATTCGCTCGGCCACCCGGCCGGCGATCTGTTGCTGGCCACGGTTGCCGGTCGGCTGTCGGCCTGCCTGCGCGACGAGGACGTGCTCGCCCGGCTGGGCGGAGACGAGTTCGTCGCCCTGCTGCCGCGCCTGGCGCAGCCCGAAGACGCCGCCGCGGTGGCGCGCAAAATGCTGGCCGCCATGCACGCACCGGTCGAAATCGGCGGGCAGGAGCTGCGCGCCTCGGTGAGCATCGGCATCGCTCTGCACCCCAACGACGGCCATGATATCGACACCCTGCTCAAACATGCCGATACCGCCATGTATGGCGCCAAGGAAGCCGGACGCAACAACTTCCAGTTTTTCGTGCCGGAAATGAATGCCCGCGCCATCGAGCGCCTGATGCTGGAAAACGCCCTGCGGCGCGCCATCGAAAGCGGCGCGTTGGCGCTTTACTACCAGCCGCAGATCGATGCCCAAGACGGTGCGCTGACCGGCTGCGAGGCGCTTTTGCGCTGGCACCACCCCGAGATCGGCGCCATCAGTCCAGCCCAGTTCATCCCGGTGGCCGAAGCCTCCGGGCTGATCGTTCCGCTGGGCGAATGGGTGCTGCGGGAAGCCTGCCGCCAACAAGCAGCCTGGGCGCGCGCCGGGTACCGCAGCCTGGTGGTGGCGGTCAATATCTCCGCCTTGCAGTTCCGCCGCGAGGATTTCCTCGAGGTCGTGACCCGGATTCTGGCCGAGACCGGCGCCAACCCCGCCTGCATCGAACTGGAGATCACCGAAACCGCGCTGATGCAACCATCGGAGGCGCTGTACGAGCGTCTCATCGAGCTCGGCAAATTGGGTTTGAGCCTGGCGCTGGACGACTTCGGCACCGGTTACTCCAGCCTGGCTTATCTCAAACGCCTGCCGCTTGGCAGTCTCAAGCTGGATTACTCTTTCGTGCGCGATCTGCCGGGCGACCAGGAAGACGCCGCGGTGGCCTCGGCAACCCTGTCGATGGCCCGCGACCTGGGGCTGGGCGTGGTGGCCGAAGGCGTGGAGACCGTCGAGCAGTTCGCCTGGCTCAAAGCCCGCGGCTGCAACACCATGCAAGGCTACCTGTTTGGCCGGCCGATGCCGGCCGATACCTTCGAGCGCTGGATGAGCGCGCACCGGCCGGCCGAGATGATCGAGCGTCTGCACACCCCAAGCTGACCCGCGCGCGACCGTTCAGCCAATCGCTTCGGGCACCTGTGCCAGCACCTTTTGTAAAGCCGCAAAGCAGCGCTCGTCGATGGCGGTGCCCACATGTTCGGCCATGATCGCCAAGGCCTGGTCCACCGGGGTTGCGCCACGGTAGGGACGTTCGGCCGTGATCGCATCGAAAATATCGGCCACGGTAATGATCCGCGTCTCCAGCGCAATCTCCGCAGCAGCGACGCCGCGTGGATAACCCTTGCCATCCAGGCGTTCATGATGCGCCCCGGCCACCCGGGCCAGTTCCTGGAATTGAGCGATCCGCGCCAAAATGGATTCAGTGTATGCGGCGTGGCGCTTGACCGCCTCCCATTCGGACTCATCCAACTTGCCCGGTTTGTCGAGCACCCGGTTACTCACCCCGAGCTTGCCGACATCGTGCAGCAACGCACCGCGCCGCAGCCAGCGCCGACGCGCCGGATCGATGCCCAGCTCCTCGGCCACCAGATCGGTGTAGCGCGCCACCCGCACGCTATGGCCCGCGGTGTAGGGGCTTTTGGCATCGACCACCTGCCCGAAGGCCGCGGCGATCTCATCCAGATAGTCATCGTCCAACGGCACCTCGTAACGGGCCGGCTCCAGCGCAAACACCGCCGCCGGCAAAGATTCGGAAGCGAGCATCGGCCAAAAACCCGGGCGGGCGCAGACCCGCTCGAACACGGTACAAAGGTGCGGATCGAACCAAGTGCCGCTGCGCCGGCGTACTTCTTCCAGCGCCGCGTCCGGACCGCCGACCGAATGAAAGACATCGACCACCTGGGCCAGCAAGGCAATACGGGCGTTGAGCGGGATCGCTTCGCCCTTGAGCCGGTCGGGGCGGCCACTGCCATCCCAATGCTCGTCCAGCGCATGAATGCCGCGCGCCACCCCTTCGGAAAAACGCAATTGGCGGGCAATTTGCGCGCCGCGCTGACAGCGCGTCTGGATCAGTTCCTGCGCCAGCTCCTCACCGTTACGCATGATGGTCAAAAGCGCCCGGAAGCGCTCGGCCAATCCGGCCTCCACGCCGGTGTGATCGATCACGAAGCGCATGACTTGGGAAAGACTGCCATCGACCCACTTGAAATCGCGCTTGAAGGATAGATCGTCGGTCAGATAAAGCTCACAGATCCGCGCAGCATTGCTGCTGCAGCCCAGATCCTTGAGCAGCAGCGTGTAGTACAGCTCCCATTGCGCATGTTCCGACAAACCCAGCGCGCGCCCCAGGTGCATGCCGATCCAGCAGCAGCGCACACAGTGGCCTTCCGGCTGGCCTTCGGTGATATCCAAGGCATGACTGAGCGCACCGATCAATTCGGATAACTTCAACCCCGCAAGCGGCATGATTCGCTCCTCACTGTGTCCGTTGCACACAGTATGCACACTACGGCGCCCGTGCAAGCACGGCGGATCGTCACCCGCCGGCCAGACTGACCCCGCGCTCGGCCAACCTGCCCGCCTGCATGCGCAGCGTGCGCCCGCAGCGCGATGCCAGCGCCTCATCATGGGTGACCAGGATCAGCGTGGTGCCGGCCTCGCGGTTGAGCACAAACATCAGCTCGATGACCGCCGCACCGGTAGCTGCGTCCAGATTGCCGGTGGGCTCGTCGGCCAGCAGCAGGCGCGGATTGGGGGCAAACGCCCGGGCCAGCGCCACGCGCTGCTGCTCGCCGCCGGAAAGATGCTTGGGATAGTGACCGGTGCGCCCGCCCAGGCCCACCCGTTCCAGCCACTGCCGCGCCTGCTCGCGGGCATCGCTGCGCCCGGCCAGCTCCAGCGGCAGCATGACGTTTTCCAGCGCGGTCAGTGCCGGAAGCAGCTGAAAAGACTGGAATACAAAACCCACCGCCTCGCCACGCAAGGCCGCGCGTGCATCTTCGTCCAACGCAAACAAGTCTTGGCCCAGCAGGCGCACCGTGCCCGCAGTGGGAACGTCCAGGCCGGCCAGCAATCCCAGCAGCGTGGATTTGCCCGAGCCGGAGGCGCCGACAATGGCCACCGACTCGCCCGGCCCCACCGTAAACGCGATATCGCTCAAAATGTCCAGCCTGCTCTGGCCGTCGGCCAGCGGCACCGACTTACACAAAGCTTCGACTTCAAGCACTGGGAGAGGAATTTCGATGCCGCTTCGATCCATGGTGACCTTTTTGTTCGTTCTGTTTGCAGGTGGCGCGCAGGCGGCGACCATTCTGGTGTGGGGCGACAGCCTGTCGGCCGGCTACGGTCTGCGTCCGGATCAAGCCTGGCCCACCCTGTTGCAGACGCGGCTGGCGCGCGAAGGGTTCCCGCACCGGGTGGTCAACGCCAGCGTCAGCGGGGAGACCTCGGCCGGCGGTCGCTCCCGTCTGCCGGCCGCGCTGGCGCGCTATCGGCCCGATGTGCTGATCCTGGCCCTGGGCGCCAACGACGGCCTGCGCGGCTTGCCGCCCGAACACTTGGCCGACAACCTGGGCGCCATGATCGAGGCCGCCCATCGAGCTGGCGCCCGCGTATTGCTGGCCGGGATGCAAATGCCGCCCAACTACGGGCCGGTCTATACACGACGCTTTGCGGAAACCTTCGCACGTGTAGCCCAAGCGCACAAGGTGGCGCTGCTGCCCTTTCTGCTGGAAGGTTTTGCCGAACGCAGAGCGCTTTTTCAGCCCGACGGTCTGCATCCTACTGCCGACGCGCAGCCCTTGATCCTTGACAATGTGTGGCCCCGGCTGATGCCGCTGCTTGGCGACGGCAAGCCCTGATCACAGCACCCGCACGCCAGCCGCGCCGGCCAGCAGGCGGCCGATTACCCACGCGCGTGTGCCTTGCACCGCATGCACGGTCTGGAGCACCGCATCGACCGCATTCGGCGCGCAAGCCACCAACAGGCCGCCACTGGTCTGCGGGTCGGTGATCAGCTTGCGCTGCCACTCGGGGGCTTCGGCCGCCCACTGCACCGCATCGCCATA
Coding sequences:
- a CDS encoding HD-GYP domain-containing protein → MPLAGLKLSELIGALSHALDITEGQPEGHCVRCCWIGMHLGRALGLSEHAQWELYYTLLLKDLGCSSNAARICELYLTDDLSFKRDFKWVDGSLSQVMRFVIDHTGVEAGLAERFRALLTIMRNGEELAQELIQTRCQRGAQIARQLRFSEGVARGIHALDEHWDGSGRPDRLKGEAIPLNARIALLAQVVDVFHSVGGPDAALEEVRRRSGTWFDPHLCTVFERVCARPGFWPMLASESLPAAVFALEPARYEVPLDDDYLDEIAAAFGQVVDAKSPYTAGHSVRVARYTDLVAEELGIDPARRRWLRRGALLHDVGKLGVSNRVLDKPGKLDESEWEAVKRHAAYTESILARIAQFQELARVAGAHHERLDGKGYPRGVAAAEIALETRIITVADIFDAITAERPYRGATPVDQALAIMAEHVGTAIDERCFAALQKVLAQVPEAIG
- a CDS encoding EAL domain-containing protein, which encodes MRHALTISGLIALGYALTGYLSIQFAVPPGYAAPFFPAAGLALSALLIFGARHVGGVIVGSLAVQWFAAWHAGLTLGATWGPLIIPVFAGLQALVGVWLTRVWVGVPNALDTPSSILRFMMLVAPLSCLVNASVAVPLLVHDGLIAPEETLFNWWNWWMGDTLGVLVACPLMFVFFGRPTEDWQPRRMAVAVPMMIGIGLTGAALYQASRWEATRVHTQFGRDAEQVIHLVRKRLDTQIDMVLAVGSFIAVSEAVTRRDFREFVTPWLQRYPGTQNFGWSPLIHREQRAGFEAAVRAAHGDDFRILDRSPEGRTFPARDADVYLPITYIEPFAANASAYGLNPLSLPATAAAIERSQRVHAPVASEGIRLVQERDTQRGVVVYYAVFDRLGENSDSPRMLGVVSAVFRMNDTFAAILRDSGAAELALCLVDLDGPPDKRRLLGPDGCEADDWLAGPVARAVPVTFAERNWQIRVRGTPAYVRELRSWAAWTTIAFGLATLGMLGAFLLVSSGQTRRIARLVEQRTAELTQATEALHTQREALARAQRTARMGSWECAPDGSELACSEALIDLLHLPKAHAPALDDLLAAVHEDDRPALRAAIARTAAEPGEQSLDCRLAGSRGQIVHCLLEAEWQNDRAVRLRGTVQDVSAARQAEAHIEYLAHYDALTGLPNRRLWLSRAQTALHAARRHGDTLAVLFLDLDQFKHVNDSLGHPAGDLLLATVAGRLSACLRDEDVLARLGGDEFVALLPRLAQPEDAAAVARKMLAAMHAPVEIGGQELRASVSIGIALHPNDGHDIDTLLKHADTAMYGAKEAGRNNFQFFVPEMNARAIERLMLENALRRAIESGALALYYQPQIDAQDGALTGCEALLRWHHPEIGAISPAQFIPVAEASGLIVPLGEWVLREACRQQAAWARAGYRSLVVAVNISALQFRREDFLEVVTRILAETGANPACIELEITETALMQPSEALYERLIELGKLGLSLALDDFGTGYSSLAYLKRLPLGSLKLDYSFVRDLPGDQEDAAVASATLSMARDLGLGVVAEGVETVEQFAWLKARGCNTMQGYLFGRPMPADTFERWMSAHRPAEMIERLHTPS
- a CDS encoding ABC transporter ATP-binding protein, whose protein sequence is MDRSGIEIPLPVLEVEALCKSVPLADGQSRLDILSDIAFTVGPGESVAIVGASGSGKSTLLGLLAGLDVPTAGTVRLLGQDLFALDEDARAALRGEAVGFVFQSFQLLPALTALENVMLPLELAGRSDAREQARQWLERVGLGGRTGHYPKHLSGGEQQRVALARAFAPNPRLLLADEPTGNLDAATGAAVIELMFVLNREAGTTLILVTHDEALASRCGRTLRMQAGRLAERGVSLAGG
- a CDS encoding SurA N-terminal domain-containing protein, whose translation is MFEAVRNNKRFAQIILAILIVPFAFFGMDAYFSDSPGGSEVATVGKSRISAFEFDQALREQQDRLRQSLGGQADRALLDSAPLRRAVLDNLINQRVLALHAADNRFVVTQQQLREAIAEVPAFQENGQFSMQRYETLLSAQGMTPASFEARLSQDLRIQQLAEAVGDAAFVPTESLRRFLTAQLEERQVRELRFATADYLPKVELAEDAAQRFYRDNPDRFARPARVKAEYVVFDQQALIEQIEVSEDELRQVYQDNPARFGVPEERRARHILLEVAANADEQAVDKVAADAQSLVATLKAKPDSFAALARERSADPGSSARGGDLGFFGRGVMVKPFEDAVFAAAKDEIVGPVRSDFGFHIIQVTDIKPASVQPFAAVRAQIETELKRQRAAQRHAELAEQFANTVYEQPESLAPVAELLKLKVQSTDWIDRNALAVGPYVSADLVAALFSDEVLQKRHNTEAIEVGNGTLVAARVVDYQPAETLPFDEVKDAIVAELRNQEAARLAQAAGQAALAAAQKGEAVEGRWGETLKVQRGASALPQAALREIFAAPTAKLPAYTGVTLGPEAYAIYRIEAVERPQLAADDPRLAAVSRQYAQLLAERDFSAFLTLLRERYEVAIRPAAIAPAQP
- a CDS encoding arylesterase → MPLRSMVTFLFVLFAGGAQAATILVWGDSLSAGYGLRPDQAWPTLLQTRLAREGFPHRVVNASVSGETSAGGRSRLPAALARYRPDVLILALGANDGLRGLPPEHLADNLGAMIEAAHRAGARVLLAGMQMPPNYGPVYTRRFAETFARVAQAHKVALLPFLLEGFAERRALFQPDGLHPTADAQPLILDNVWPRLMPLLGDGKP